The following nucleotide sequence is from Streptomyces leeuwenhoekii.
ATCCTCATCCGCCCCCACCCCGCCCCCTCTCTTTGCATCGCGTCTGTGACCTCGGCCTTCGTGGCCTGGGTATTCGCTGTCGTTCGCTGTCGTTCGGGACACCCCACCGAACAGTCTCCAGGTGCCTCAATGAGTCACGACCACTCAACCAGCTACCAGAAGGCACCACCGTGACCTTGCTGATTCTTCCCCTGGCCGCCCTCGCCCTGAGCATGATCGGCCCCCTGCTGACCACCGACGTCGCGGTCCTGGTCCACCTCTCCGAGCCCGAGGCCGCCGTCCTCAGCACCAACTTCGAGGACATACTGCGCGAGCAGCCTCCGCTCACCCTGGCCGCCATCGGCATGGTCATCGAGAGGTTCACCGACACCGACATCGCGGACGGACTGCGCCTGACTCAAGAGGCCGTTCGGATGCGCAAAAGCCGCTTCCGCAAGGCGCTGTACGACGCGGCCCGGAAGCGGCGCATTCGGATCCCCGAGCAACTCCACACCAAGGCCGGCGCCCGCCGCCGCGCCCAGCGAGGTGCGGCGTGACAACTCACGTGCTCGTAATCCTCATGCTCGTGCTGGGCATGTGCATCCTGTTCTCCGCCTTCGCCGGCCTCATCGGGTTCGGTATCGCCCGCCTGATCAAGGCCCCGGTGGACAAGGCGATCGGCTGGGGCAGCATCGCGGCCCTCAGCTTCATGACGCTATGCATCGCGCTGTTGGACGGGGTCATCATGCCGCTGGTGACGTGATCCGCTGGAGGCACGGCCCTCTCATCGATCGCAGCGCCCGCTGACCAGGCCGCACACGTAGGGCCCAGTCCTCCGACAGGAGCACCGGGCCCGGTGATCGTCGCGCGCCCGACAGGCATGTGGGACTGAGTCGGGTACGGCAGGACGGCTAATGTGTGCGCAGTCGCTTGAAAAACGTCCTGCCCAGGGCGTCCAACTCGTAGAGTCCTTGGCGGTTTCTTCCACCAAGATTCGCTCGATGTGGACGAACCCGCTGTTCCGCCAGTGCCGACCTTCTCGTACCGCATGACAACCGTGGAGGCAGCCAGCGCGCCGACCTGCCTTGGTCGGGCTCATGGTCGGGTGTCCTGCGTCGTGATCTGATCTGCGGCGCGCCTACTCGGTGGTTTGGTCGAGATCGGGGAGCTCCGGCGGGAAGTGCCGTTCCAGGATCTCCGCCCAGCGGTGCAAGACGACGAAGCCGGTGGTGTCAGCCTGCGCCTGGACCAGCTCGGTCAGGGCATCGACGAACGGCTGCGCGCCCTTGTGGCCAGCATCCGCGCCGACGCCAAAGGCCGCTATGACAGCGCGGCCCCGGGGTGGCGGGCCAGAGTCGAGTGGACGCTGCTGTGGATTCAAAACACCGTCGGCCAGCTGACCGAGGGCAGGCCGTAGAAGGTGGGACCGCGCCTGGGGAAGGGGATCTCCGGTGTGACGTGGACAGTGCCGGAGCCGATGCTGAGCCCTCTCGGTGCTCAGCCCAGATCTGCTCCTTGGACATCGTCTCTGCGAGTCCTGTGGCGTGTGTCCAGTGCCTCGTGGACGGAAGGGGCCACGGTCAGGATGGTGATGGCCTGGGTGATGTCCAGCATGCGGCTGATGAGTGGGGGCGGTGCGGCCAGGGTGAGCGCGGCGCCGGCTGCCCGGCTTCGGTGCCTCACGCCCAGCAGCATGGCCAGTCCGGAGGAGTCGAAGTAGTCGATTGAGGACATGTCCAGCACGAGGTGGCGGCAGTCGCTCTCCTCCAGCAGCGCCAGCAGCTGCGGGCGCGGCTCGGTGACGGTGTCGAAGGCGACGGTGTCGGGCAGCCGGGCCACGGTCACGTCGTTGTGGCGCAATTGAACCGTCACCATGACGGACCGCCCCCCTCTTTGCCGAAGGTCACCTGCATGTCGCTGCCGCCCGGCCGGTGCGTAGGCAGGCTGAGATTGTCACCCGATTTCCGGTTCCGTTTCCACTTCTCCCGGTCTTGTCTGGTGGCTTGCTCAGGGTGGTCTGGCATGGGCTCGTGGTGCTGGGTACCGGGGTGGGGTCAGGGGGTGGTGCGGCCGGCGATGTCTCCGCCGGGGTCGTCGGCGAGTGCGATCACGGCGGTGACGCGTTTGCCGACCGGTTCCCGGCGCACTTCGTAGGCCT
It contains:
- a CDS encoding STAS domain-containing protein is translated as MVTVQLRHNDVTVARLPDTVAFDTVTEPRPQLLALLEESDCRHLVLDMSSIDYFDSSGLAMLLGVRHRSRAAGAALTLAAPPPLISRMLDITQAITILTVAPSVHEALDTRHRTRRDDVQGADLG